Proteins encoded together in one Bacteroidota bacterium window:
- a CDS encoding serine/threonine-protein kinase, which produces MTPERWTEIQTLFEAALEHSPEERTTFLAAAAPDPTLRREVEALLAADEQAGPLDALQDDLEPLASGWRAALSEERVGPYRLVRELGRGGMGTVWLAERAVDDANAQFEQQVALKLLPGPPSSEQIRRFLAERQVLARLQHRHIARLLDGGVTERGRPYFALEVVNGQPITTYCDQHDLGIEARLRLFLQVCDAVQYAHQNLVVHRDLKPSNILVTTNAEGQPSAKLLDFGIAKLLDGPRPSLGAVTQTGQRMMTPAYAAPEQVRGEAVTTATDVYALGVVLYELLAGQRPYEVADLLPSQVERLICETMPARPSTVVLDAGTETPRAASRPGRLTGDLDVIVMKALRKEPAARYDSAAQLRDDLARHLAALPISARPSTVGYRVRSFVRRHRLGVGAVALVVLALVLGLATTLWQAQRAANEAEAAQAARLVAEREARKAQQTTDFLLDVFRVADPTASLGDTITAREILDAGAARAHDELRSQPDLQASVLAVVGDVYANLGLFDRAQPLLQDVVRLRTDTLGRHHPDVADALGALAELERQRSRLDAADSLYATALRTPGLPGPLRARLLDQRGVATMDLGRYDEADSLFRQALTLWEATTPPDPLARATTALHHAALHNATGAFGPADSLYQVALRTREAQLGPDHPDVATARNGYATFLYNTGDYASADSLYRQVLDRRFAVFGPDHPDVANAMTNLATTLVSLGRYGEADSLYQRALESQIDRLGPEHIEVSYTLGNLAVLNYHRGDLEAAQARFRDVLRVQRTLFGETHVDVAFTRNNIAGVARAAGDVATAEREYRAAIRLFEATVGDAHPYTATALSSLASVLHDEERWAEATRAYRTALDAMDAAWPDGHPSRAVVQSRFGDLLTVRQQAVEAEPLLREALASQRAQFPEHDARTLTTQRRLADALIALALGDGDRTLLLAEADSLLEPVRTADLDDLRAEATRSTAALQQARIQGR; this is translated from the coding sequence ATGACGCCCGAACGCTGGACCGAAATCCAGACCCTCTTCGAGGCTGCGTTGGAGCACAGCCCGGAGGAGCGCACCACGTTCCTAGCCGCAGCAGCCCCGGACCCTACGCTGCGCCGCGAGGTGGAGGCGCTGCTCGCCGCCGATGAGCAGGCTGGACCGCTCGACGCCCTGCAGGACGACCTCGAACCGCTGGCCTCGGGGTGGCGGGCCGCCCTGAGCGAAGAGCGGGTGGGGCCGTATCGCCTCGTGCGCGAACTGGGGCGCGGCGGCATGGGCACCGTCTGGCTCGCCGAGCGCGCTGTAGACGACGCGAACGCGCAGTTCGAGCAGCAGGTGGCGCTGAAGCTGCTGCCGGGCCCGCCGTCCAGCGAGCAAATCCGGCGGTTCCTCGCCGAGCGCCAGGTGCTCGCCCGCCTCCAGCACCGCCACATCGCACGCCTACTCGACGGCGGCGTGACTGAGCGGGGCCGCCCCTACTTCGCGCTCGAAGTCGTGAACGGCCAGCCGATCACGACCTACTGCGACCAGCACGACCTCGGCATCGAGGCCAGGCTCCGGCTCTTTCTTCAGGTGTGCGACGCGGTCCAGTATGCGCACCAGAACCTCGTGGTCCACCGCGACCTCAAGCCGTCGAACATCCTCGTCACGACCAACGCCGAGGGCCAGCCCTCAGCGAAGCTGCTCGACTTCGGCATCGCCAAGCTGCTCGACGGTCCGCGCCCCTCGCTCGGCGCGGTCACGCAGACAGGGCAGCGGATGATGACGCCAGCCTACGCGGCCCCGGAGCAGGTTCGCGGCGAGGCCGTGACGACGGCGACGGATGTCTACGCGCTCGGTGTGGTGCTCTACGAACTCCTCGCCGGCCAGCGGCCCTACGAGGTGGCCGACCTGCTTCCGAGCCAGGTCGAGCGCCTGATCTGCGAGACGATGCCCGCCAGGCCCAGCACGGTGGTGCTCGACGCTGGTACGGAAACCCCGCGCGCCGCATCCCGACCGGGACGACTCACGGGCGACCTGGACGTGATCGTGATGAAGGCCCTGCGTAAGGAGCCCGCGGCGCGCTACGACTCGGCGGCGCAACTTCGGGACGACCTCGCACGCCACCTCGCCGCCCTACCGATCTCGGCGCGCCCGAGCACCGTCGGCTACCGCGTCCGGTCGTTCGTGCGCCGCCACCGACTCGGCGTGGGTGCAGTAGCCCTCGTGGTGCTCGCGCTCGTGCTCGGACTCGCGACCACGCTCTGGCAGGCGCAGCGCGCCGCCAACGAGGCGGAGGCGGCACAGGCCGCCCGGCTCGTCGCGGAGCGCGAGGCACGCAAGGCTCAGCAGACCACGGACTTCCTTCTCGATGTCTTCCGCGTCGCCGACCCGACGGCCTCGCTCGGCGACACGATCACGGCGCGCGAGATCCTCGACGCGGGAGCCGCCCGGGCGCACGACGAACTCCGTAGCCAACCCGACCTCCAGGCGTCCGTGCTCGCCGTCGTAGGCGATGTCTACGCCAACCTCGGCCTCTTCGACCGCGCGCAGCCGCTGCTCCAGGACGTGGTCCGGCTCCGCACCGACACGCTCGGTAGGCACCACCCCGATGTCGCGGACGCCCTCGGCGCGCTCGCCGAACTGGAGCGCCAGCGCAGTCGGCTCGATGCTGCCGACTCGCTCTATGCCACGGCGCTGCGTACGCCCGGGCTGCCGGGGCCCCTGCGTGCTCGGCTCCTCGACCAGCGCGGCGTCGCGACGATGGACCTGGGGCGCTACGACGAGGCCGACTCGCTCTTTCGCCAAGCGCTCACCCTCTGGGAAGCCACCACGCCACCTGACCCACTCGCTCGCGCGACGACGGCGCTGCACCATGCCGCTCTCCACAACGCCACGGGCGCATTCGGCCCCGCCGACTCGCTCTACCAGGTCGCGCTGCGCACCCGGGAGGCCCAGCTCGGTCCGGACCACCCGGACGTGGCCACCGCGCGCAATGGCTACGCGACGTTCCTCTACAACACAGGCGACTATGCCTCGGCCGACTCGCTCTACCGGCAGGTGCTCGACCGGCGGTTTGCCGTCTTCGGCCCCGACCATCCTGACGTAGCCAACGCGATGACGAACCTCGCCACGACGCTCGTGAGCCTTGGCCGCTACGGCGAAGCGGACTCGCTCTATCAGCGCGCGCTTGAATCGCAGATCGACCGCCTCGGCCCCGAGCACATCGAGGTCAGCTACACGCTGGGCAACCTCGCCGTCCTCAATTACCACCGCGGTGACCTGGAGGCCGCTCAGGCGCGCTTCCGCGACGTGCTCCGTGTCCAGCGCACCCTCTTCGGCGAGACGCACGTGGACGTGGCGTTCACCCGCAACAACATCGCAGGCGTCGCACGGGCCGCGGGCGACGTGGCCACGGCCGAACGGGAATACCGCGCCGCGATTCGTCTCTTCGAGGCTACGGTCGGCGATGCCCACCCCTACACAGCGACCGCGCTCAGCAGTCTCGCTTCGGTGCTGCACGACGAGGAGCGCTGGGCCGAGGCCACCCGCGCGTATCGGACCGCGCTCGATGCCATGGACGCCGCCTGGCCCGACGGCCATCCGAGCCGTGCCGTCGTGCAGTCCCGCTTCGGCGACCTACTCACGGTTCGTCAGCAGGCCGTCGAGGCCGAGCCGCTGCTCCGGGAGGCCCTCGCGTCGCAGCGCGCGCAGTTCCCCGAGCACGACGCCCGAACCCTCACGACGCAACGCCGCCTCGCCGACGCCCTCATTGCGCTCGCCCTCGGCGACGGCGACCGTACCCTGCTCCTCGCTGAGGCCGATTCGCTGCTTGAACCCGTCCGCACCGCCGACCTCGACGACCTGCGCGCGGAGGCGACACGGAGCACGGCGGCACTCCAGCAAGCACGCATACAGGGACGCTAG
- a CDS encoding ECF-type sigma factor, with protein sequence MSDALPPFDDLTGSFDDLPDDLDALLPAVYSELRRLAHHQLRRERADHTLSTTALVHEAYLRLADVPDLRLESRGRFFALAARVMRHVLVNYAHKHRAQKRGGGERALPLDEALVVGIAQSESLLALDEALQRLHAFSPRQSQVVECRFFGGLSIEETAEALDVSPMTVKREWRVARAWLNQALAE encoded by the coding sequence ATGTCCGACGCCCTGCCTCCCTTCGATGACCTCACCGGCAGTTTCGACGACCTGCCGGACGACCTCGACGCGCTGCTCCCGGCGGTCTATAGCGAACTGCGGCGGCTCGCGCACCACCAGCTGCGTCGCGAGCGGGCCGACCACACGCTCTCGACCACCGCGCTCGTCCACGAAGCCTATCTCCGGCTGGCCGACGTGCCCGACCTCCGCCTCGAGAGCCGGGGCCGCTTCTTTGCGCTGGCCGCGCGCGTGATGCGGCACGTCCTCGTCAACTACGCGCACAAGCATCGCGCGCAGAAACGTGGCGGCGGCGAGCGCGCCCTCCCGCTCGACGAGGCACTCGTGGTAGGCATCGCCCAGTCTGAATCGCTGCTGGCGCTCGACGAGGCGCTGCAACGCCTGCATGCGTTCAGCCCGCGCCAGAGCCAGGTGGTCGAGTGCCGCTTCTTCGGCGGCCTATCCATCGAGGAGACGGCCGAGGCGCTCGACGTGTCGCCCATGACCGTCAAGCGCGAGTGGCGCGTGGCCCGCGCGTGGCTCAACCAGGCCCTAGCCGAGTGA
- a CDS encoding PKD domain-containing protein produces the protein MRIASVCLLFAILAVKSVHAQPFQVQGVVTDDSGGPLERARIALVDLDGLTLSVAFSDAEGRYDLLVSSVSNEPDLPVPTSYWVGPVAPNPLPASNRTVVVPFTVPQNRPEAATVEVFDVLGRRVSTDRTLSAGLYVYRLQFEQGYVTPGRSFVLAGPARLRFEASQRLGDPTAAPSPRAASRAAVLADLVIEKAGFVTDARTLDLNDGDVVTADAALAVAPVPTAAFEVGGTLEAGAVMQFDAGSSAPPEGGTLATYAWAFGDGQRGGGAEAAHLFTEPGTYTVTLTVATEFGAMASATRAVTIAEPPPPAAMDGAVTGLVTGPDGLPLPDATVRVLRTESVTTTDFLGAFTLTSLPVGVPLTVDVRLGGYASQQLAVTILASGDVPAIEATLVRRGEAVRLPAAELGGRADGNEGAMVMLPVDGLVHADGTPATGPVDVQITPVDVTDAMEVGGFPGPFAGVTPEGPAELIVSYGTAEYVFSQGGEELDLAPGMSAVIEIPVYVGRNLDGTEVALGDERPLWSFNEQSAQWVMEAMGTVVVAEASPTGFALRGEVTHFSWWNIDVAPSPAFPNPIPVSPPEDPNDPDDTPEPCENPEGWCASGGATGINVDLCAAGMRGICTDMGFPPPPPPDPNTDPDGNPEPPYGDFDGDGDPWDDDDWDTFCEDNPFCDDFCDSIADSCTGGTITGTPQSGPGGTPPVGGPRNTSVPSGGVPGGLPSPPGVPMNYGAIANNGTARGSRTTTIPAGQSRTVLIPMTPVGRIGGGLLACDTAPLGTIDPIGEVDVWTFTGQAGDYVELEVEAGQASTLEGTV, from the coding sequence ATGCGTATTGCTTCCGTCTGCCTCCTCTTCGCGATCCTCGCCGTTAAGTCGGTGCACGCCCAGCCCTTCCAGGTGCAGGGGGTTGTCACCGACGACAGCGGCGGTCCACTCGAACGTGCCCGCATCGCCCTCGTGGACCTAGACGGCTTGACGCTGAGCGTGGCTTTCTCCGACGCCGAAGGGCGCTACGACCTGCTCGTGTCCTCGGTGTCGAACGAGCCCGATCTGCCCGTTCCGACGAGCTATTGGGTCGGCCCCGTAGCCCCGAACCCGCTGCCCGCGAGCAATCGCACGGTCGTGGTCCCGTTTACGGTGCCGCAGAACCGCCCGGAAGCGGCCACCGTCGAGGTCTTCGACGTGCTGGGACGCCGGGTGAGCACCGACCGGACGCTGTCGGCGGGGCTGTATGTCTATCGCCTCCAGTTCGAACAAGGCTATGTGACGCCGGGACGGTCGTTCGTGCTGGCGGGGCCGGCGCGGCTGCGGTTCGAAGCGAGCCAACGCCTCGGCGACCCGACGGCGGCACCGAGTCCGCGCGCTGCGTCGAGGGCCGCGGTGTTGGCGGACCTCGTGATCGAAAAGGCGGGCTTCGTGACGGACGCCCGCACGCTCGATCTGAACGACGGCGACGTGGTGACGGCAGATGCGGCGCTGGCTGTGGCTCCAGTCCCGACCGCGGCCTTCGAGGTGGGAGGGACGTTAGAGGCAGGCGCGGTCATGCAGTTCGACGCGGGCTCCTCGGCGCCGCCCGAGGGGGGGACGCTGGCGACCTACGCTTGGGCCTTTGGCGACGGACAGCGCGGCGGCGGCGCGGAGGCTGCTCACCTTTTCACCGAGCCGGGGACCTACACCGTCACCCTGACCGTCGCGACGGAGTTTGGGGCGATGGCCTCGGCCACCCGCGCGGTCACCATCGCCGAGCCCCCGCCGCCTGCCGCGATGGACGGCGCGGTGACCGGCCTCGTGACTGGGCCCGACGGCTTACCGTTGCCGGACGCTACCGTACGCGTGCTCCGCACCGAGAGCGTCACTACGACCGACTTCCTGGGAGCGTTCACGCTCACGAGCCTCCCCGTTGGCGTCCCGCTCACCGTCGACGTGCGTCTCGGCGGCTACGCCAGCCAGCAACTCGCCGTGACGATCCTCGCCAGCGGCGACGTGCCGGCCATCGAGGCGACGCTCGTGCGGCGTGGCGAAGCGGTGCGGCTGCCCGCCGCCGAACTCGGAGGCCGGGCCGACGGCAACGAAGGCGCGATGGTGATGCTGCCCGTGGACGGCCTCGTCCACGCTGACGGCACGCCCGCCACGGGCCCCGTGGACGTGCAGATCACGCCCGTGGACGTCACCGACGCCATGGAGGTCGGCGGCTTCCCCGGTCCCTTCGCGGGCGTCACACCAGAGGGGCCTGCCGAGCTGATCGTGAGCTACGGCACGGCCGAGTACGTCTTCTCGCAGGGCGGCGAGGAACTCGACCTTGCGCCGGGCATGAGCGCCGTCATCGAGATCCCCGTCTACGTCGGACGCAACCTCGACGGCACCGAGGTCGCGCTCGGCGACGAACGGCCGCTGTGGTCGTTCAACGAGCAGTCGGCGCAGTGGGTGATGGAGGCAATGGGGACGGTCGTGGTGGCCGAGGCCTCGCCGACAGGCTTCGCGCTGCGCGGCGAGGTGACGCACTTCTCGTGGTGGAACATCGACGTGGCCCCCAGCCCGGCCTTCCCCAACCCCATCCCGGTCAGCCCGCCCGAAGACCCCAACGATCCCGACGACACGCCAGAGCCGTGCGAGAACCCCGAGGGCTGGTGTGCCTCCGGCGGCGCTACGGGCATCAACGTGGACCTCTGCGCGGCTGGGATGCGCGGTATCTGCACCGACATGGGCTTCCCGCCCCCGCCGCCGCCCGACCCCAACACAGACCCTGACGGTAACCCCGAGCCGCCCTACGGCGATTTCGACGGCGACGGCGATCCTTGGGACGATGACGACTGGGACACCTTCTGCGAGGACAACCCCTTCTGCGACGACTTCTGCGACAGCATCGCCGATTCGTGCACCGGCGGCACCATCACCGGCACGCCACAGTCCGGCCCCGGGGGCACGCCGCCCGTGGGAGGCCCGCGCAACACCTCCGTCCCGTCCGGGGGCGTCCCCGGCGGTCTCCCATCGCCGCCCGGTGTCCCGATGAACTACGGGGCCATCGCCAACAACGGAACGGCGCGCGGGAGCCGCACCACGACCATCCCGGCGGGCCAGTCGCGCACCGTCCTCATCCCCATGACGCCCGTGGGACGCATCGGGGGCGGGCTGCTTGCCTGCGACACGGCCCCGCTCGGCACCATCGACCCCATCGGCGAGGTGGACGTGTGGACCTTCACCGGCCAGGCGGGCGACTACGTCGAACTGGAGGTCGAGGCCGGGCAGGCGTCCACCCTGGAGGGCACCGTGTGA
- a CDS encoding DUF255 domain-containing protein encodes MSFLRFGLLAALLLLTMPAQAQDAGPSAPIATDPAGAPAGINWVTFSEASQTAPQEGDFILLAGYATWCGWCDKIDQDVYGDETVQAYMNEHFQSVRVNTESRAVLEFADATVMEAQLAADLGMRGTPTTVFMKSDGSQHWVLPGYREAPEFMLALRYFAEGAYENESFGDFVTREQGEGG; translated from the coding sequence ATGTCGTTTCTCCGCTTCGGCCTCCTCGCCGCGCTCCTGCTCTTGACGATGCCCGCCCAGGCACAGGACGCCGGTCCAAGCGCGCCCATCGCCACGGACCCGGCTGGAGCGCCAGCCGGCATCAACTGGGTCACCTTCAGCGAAGCCTCGCAAACCGCGCCCCAGGAGGGCGACTTCATCCTCCTCGCTGGCTACGCCACGTGGTGCGGCTGGTGCGACAAGATCGACCAGGACGTCTACGGCGACGAGACCGTGCAGGCCTACATGAACGAGCACTTCCAGTCGGTGCGCGTCAACACCGAGAGCCGCGCCGTCCTCGAGTTTGCCGACGCTACGGTGATGGAGGCGCAGCTTGCCGCCGACCTCGGCATGCGCGGCACCCCGACGACCGTCTTCATGAAGTCCGACGGCTCGCAGCACTGGGTACTACCGGGCTACCGTGAAGCCCCGGAGTTCATGCTCGCTCTCCGCTACTTCGCCGAGGGCGCCTACGAGAACGAGTCGTTCGGCGACTTCGTCACGCGCGAGCAGGGCGAGGGTGGCTGA
- a CDS encoding glycosyltransferase family 4 protein, whose translation MSIPPPPLAHRSVAFAYVGDVTGSSRALRQLAALTGAGAQVEVLAFDTDRAAVLPDGVTLHAVPRPSGGGPRFFWQAHRQFVRAARRLAAARSIDLWHASDLYVLPAMARSARRSARPLVFDSRELYAHLDATEDAPLKRWLWRTVEARHIQRADLVLTVNGAIADRLAAAYGIVRPMVQHNLPRVTAVPRTTTLRDTLGIPGAVPILLYQGLLRVGRGLPQTLDALRDVPEVTLVVIGEGPFEAEARRLAEPMQDRVHFVPFTPPDELPLLTASADVGLVLIEPRTESLRLSLPNKLFEYLAAGLPVVASDLPELGRVVRAHGVGLAVDVDNRPALVDALRRVAHDATLRGAAQRSIPLVFDEFDTERENAAFVDAYAALMS comes from the coding sequence ATGTCGATCCCGCCGCCCCCTCTCGCCCATCGTTCCGTGGCGTTTGCCTACGTGGGCGACGTCACAGGGTCGTCGCGGGCACTGCGGCAGTTGGCGGCGCTGACCGGCGCAGGCGCGCAGGTCGAGGTCCTGGCGTTCGACACGGACCGAGCGGCCGTGCTGCCAGACGGCGTCACGCTCCATGCCGTGCCGCGTCCATCGGGCGGCGGGCCGCGCTTCTTCTGGCAGGCGCACCGGCAGTTCGTTCGTGCCGCTCGACGCCTCGCCGCGGCCCGTTCCATCGACCTGTGGCACGCGAGCGACCTCTACGTGCTCCCGGCGATGGCGCGCTCGGCCCGCCGCTCGGCCCGTCCCCTCGTCTTCGACAGCCGCGAACTCTACGCCCACCTCGACGCCACTGAGGACGCCCCGCTCAAGCGCTGGCTCTGGCGCACCGTCGAGGCGCGGCACATCCAACGCGCCGACCTCGTGCTGACCGTGAACGGCGCGATCGCCGACCGGCTCGCCGCCGCATATGGCATCGTCCGGCCGATGGTGCAGCACAACCTGCCCCGCGTCACCGCAGTCCCGCGCACGACGACGCTCCGCGACACCTTGGGCATCCCCGGCGCCGTGCCGATTTTGCTCTACCAGGGCCTTCTGCGCGTCGGGCGCGGGCTCCCGCAGACGCTCGACGCCCTGCGCGATGTGCCGGAGGTGACGCTCGTCGTGATCGGCGAGGGGCCGTTCGAGGCGGAGGCACGGCGCCTCGCCGAGCCGATGCAGGACCGCGTCCACTTCGTCCCGTTCACGCCGCCCGACGAGCTTCCCCTTCTCACTGCGTCGGCCGATGTAGGACTCGTCCTGATCGAGCCGCGCACGGAGAGCCTACGGCTAAGCCTGCCCAACAAGCTCTTCGAGTACCTCGCCGCGGGGCTGCCCGTCGTTGCGTCCGATCTCCCCGAGTTGGGCCGCGTCGTGCGCGCGCACGGCGTGGGGCTAGCCGTGGATGTGGATAACCGACCTGCGCTCGTAGACGCGCTGCGCCGTGTTGCCCACGATGCCACGCTCCGGGGTGCTGCCCAGCGCTCAATTCCCCTGGTGTTCGACGAATTCGACACGGAACGCGAGAACGCCGCGTTCGTGGATGCGTACGCCGCGCTGATGTCTTAG
- a CDS encoding 4-phosphoerythronate dehydrogenase, producing MTTRPLRLLADANIPFLHRAFDRYGAVEVRPGSEILPGTLAETDILLVRSVTRVDAGLIAGTPVRFVGTATAGTDHIDTGWLASQGIAFASAPGSNAQSVVEYVLAALLMMHRGSSLVGTLSGKTVGVIGCGQVGGRLMERLPHLGCHVLACDPPLAQAAEASREPHDFVPLDRVLDEADIVTLHTPLTRTGPHPTYHLIGERELERLAGRNVLLVNAARGAVVDNRALLDALECETLGGAVLDVWENEPTPDPDLVRLVDIGTPHIAGYAYDGKVAGTAMLEQALDAWLRAQSGEVARVSEGVPAKWDAEEALVPSEPLRINATEHATDDDAWLGALVLQAYDLRADDARFRNLLDLPTAEHAARFRELRKTYPQRRHFDRFTVVGKVPEHLRDAVTKGLGFKIAQR from the coding sequence ATGACCACCCGTCCCCTCCGCCTTCTCGCCGATGCCAACATCCCGTTTCTTCACAGGGCGTTCGATCGCTACGGTGCCGTCGAGGTGCGGCCCGGGTCAGAAATTTTACCGGGCACGCTCGCTGAAACCGATATCCTGCTCGTGCGCAGCGTCACGCGTGTCGATGCGGGACTCATCGCGGGAACGCCTGTTCGCTTTGTGGGCACCGCCACGGCCGGGACGGACCACATAGACACCGGCTGGCTCGCGTCGCAGGGCATCGCGTTCGCCTCGGCGCCTGGCTCCAACGCGCAGTCGGTGGTGGAGTACGTCCTCGCTGCGCTGCTCATGATGCATAGGGGGAGCAGTCTAGTCGGCACGTTGTCGGGCAAGACCGTCGGCGTGATTGGCTGTGGACAGGTCGGCGGGCGATTGATGGAGCGGTTGCCCCATCTCGGTTGCCATGTCCTCGCCTGCGACCCACCGCTCGCCCAGGCTGCGGAGGCGAGCCGCGAGCCGCACGACTTCGTCCCGCTCGACCGCGTTCTCGACGAGGCCGACATCGTCACGCTGCACACGCCGCTGACGCGTACGGGGCCACATCCGACGTATCACCTCATTGGCGAGCGCGAGCTGGAGCGCCTGGCCGGACGCAACGTGCTGCTCGTCAACGCCGCACGCGGGGCCGTTGTAGATAACAGGGCGCTCCTCGACGCTCTCGAATGCGAGACGCTCGGCGGCGCCGTCCTCGACGTGTGGGAGAACGAGCCGACGCCCGATCCCGACCTCGTCCGACTCGTAGACATCGGCACGCCGCACATCGCAGGCTATGCCTACGACGGAAAAGTCGCCGGGACTGCTATGCTTGAGCAGGCGCTCGACGCCTGGCTGCGGGCCCAATCAGGCGAGGTCGCACGCGTTTCTGAAGGTGTTCCAGCGAAATGGGACGCCGAAGAGGCGCTCGTCCCCAGCGAGCCGCTCAGGATCAACGCAACGGAGCACGCGACAGACGACGATGCGTGGCTCGGTGCCCTCGTCCTGCAGGCCTACGACCTCCGCGCTGACGACGCGCGCTTCCGCAACCTCCTCGACCTACCGACCGCCGAGCACGCGGCCCGCTTCCGCGAGCTTCGCAAGACCTATCCGCAGCGTCGCCACTTCGACCGCTTCACCGTCGTTGGCAAGGTGCCAGAGCACCTCCGCGATGCTGTGACGAAGGGCCTGGGCTTCAAGATCGCGCAGCGCTGA
- the era gene encoding GTPase Era produces the protein MESPLFDLSAVPDGFRSGYVALVGAPNAGKSTLMNALLGTKLSIVTDKPSTTRHRVLGILTGDTHQVIFLDTPGVVKPRYKLHEHMMHDVERALADADLVLFLSDAEKRSVADRALARLSDQIADTPCLLVLTKMDLISHEEALPLVEEYVALRAFDAVIPTSAVSGFNLDALRDAIVERLPEGPPFYPPDQLSEHPERFFIAEIVREQIFKQFRDEVPYSALVNVTVYEEREGQKDFCDCEIVVERDAQKGILIGKRGAALKRLGAAARHEIEAFTGRPLYLQLHVKTRADWRNRDGFLRSYGYGL, from the coding sequence ATGGAATCGCCGCTCTTCGACCTCTCCGCCGTGCCCGACGGCTTCCGCAGCGGCTACGTGGCGCTCGTCGGCGCGCCGAACGCGGGCAAGAGCACGCTCATGAACGCGCTGCTCGGCACGAAGCTGTCCATCGTCACGGACAAGCCGAGCACGACCCGCCACCGCGTCCTCGGCATCCTCACGGGCGACACGCACCAGGTCATCTTCCTCGACACGCCGGGCGTCGTGAAGCCACGCTACAAGCTCCACGAGCACATGATGCACGACGTCGAGCGCGCCCTCGCGGACGCTGACCTCGTGCTTTTCCTCTCGGACGCTGAGAAGCGCTCCGTCGCCGACCGGGCGCTCGCACGCCTCTCGGACCAGATCGCGGACACGCCCTGTCTGCTCGTCCTCACGAAGATGGACCTCATCTCGCACGAGGAGGCGCTGCCGCTCGTGGAGGAATACGTCGCCCTGCGCGCGTTCGACGCCGTGATCCCGACCTCGGCCGTGAGTGGCTTCAACCTCGACGCACTGCGCGACGCCATCGTGGAGCGGCTGCCCGAAGGCCCCCCGTTCTACCCGCCGGACCAACTCTCGGAGCACCCGGAGCGCTTCTTCATCGCGGAGATCGTACGCGAGCAGATCTTCAAGCAGTTTCGCGACGAGGTGCCTTACTCGGCACTGGTGAACGTCACCGTCTATGAGGAGCGCGAGGGCCAGAAAGACTTCTGCGACTGCGAGATCGTGGTCGAGCGCGACGCGCAGAAGGGCATCCTGATCGGCAAGCGCGGCGCGGCGCTGAAGCGGCTCGGGGCCGCCGCCCGCCACGAGATCGAGGCGTTCACCGGCCGCCCGCTCTACCTCCAACTCCACGTCAAGACCCGCGCCGACTGGCGCAACCGCGACGGCTTCCTCCGGAGCTACGGCTATGGGTTGTGA
- a CDS encoding DUF2853 family protein: MSKFDDALATYKAAMDKIGASYDEALLKAVAKGLGPAIYNNDSKLVSCSDPEELKRVKDNFLVKKLGMADSPDLMDAVNATCETTKGLKSNKYRAVFYYLLVKHYGKEDAYAS, from the coding sequence ATGAGCAAGTTCGACGATGCGCTGGCCACCTACAAGGCCGCCATGGACAAGATCGGCGCGTCCTACGACGAGGCCCTCCTCAAAGCCGTCGCCAAGGGCCTCGGCCCCGCGATCTACAACAACGACTCGAAGCTCGTCTCCTGCTCGGACCCCGAGGAGCTCAAGCGCGTCAAGGACAACTTCCTCGTCAAGAAGCTCGGCATGGCTGACAGCCCCGACCTGATGGACGCCGTCAACGCGACCTGCGAGACCACGAAGGGGCTCAAGTCGAACAAGTACCGCGCGGTGTTCTACTACCTCCTCGTCAAGCACTACGGCAAGGAGGACGCGTACGCCAGCTAG
- a CDS encoding pyridoxine 5'-phosphate synthase — protein sequence MTRLLINVDHVATLRNARRERFPDPVHAAALCEMAGADGIVFHLREDRRHITERDVRLLKETVLGRLDFELSTNEDVVGICCDVRPDLATLVPERREEITTEGGLDVLGQRLRLGAVMPRLKAADMEVSLFVDPDPDQLRAAADLGADAVELHTGDFANAPTLAAQTREAERLGRGAALAADLGMKVHAGHGLDYTNYALFARHVPQVEEVSIGFAVIARAVLVGMPEAVRAMRQVITDASAR from the coding sequence ATGACCCGCCTCCTGATCAACGTCGACCACGTCGCCACGCTGCGCAACGCGCGCCGCGAGCGCTTCCCAGACCCCGTGCACGCCGCCGCGCTCTGCGAGATGGCGGGGGCCGACGGCATCGTGTTCCACCTCCGCGAAGACCGCCGTCACATCACCGAGCGCGACGTGCGCCTCCTCAAAGAGACGGTGCTCGGGCGCCTCGACTTCGAGCTCTCCACCAACGAGGACGTCGTCGGGATCTGCTGCGACGTGCGGCCCGACCTCGCCACGCTCGTTCCGGAGCGTCGCGAGGAGATCACCACCGAGGGCGGCCTCGACGTGCTCGGGCAGCGGCTCCGCCTCGGCGCCGTGATGCCCCGCCTCAAGGCCGCCGACATGGAGGTGAGCCTCTTCGTCGACCCCGACCCCGACCAGCTTCGCGCCGCCGCCGACCTCGGGGCCGACGCGGTCGAGCTGCACACCGGCGACTTTGCCAACGCGCCCACGCTCGCCGCGCAGACGCGCGAGGCCGAACGCCTGGGGCGCGGCGCGGCCCTCGCCGCCGACCTCGGCATGAAGGTGCACGCCGGGCACGGGCTCGACTACACCAACTACGCGCTCTTCGCTCGCCACGTCCCGCAAGTCGAGGAGGTCTCGATCGGCTTCGCTGTGATCGCGCGGGCGGTGCTCGTAGGGATGCCGGAGGCCGTGCGCGCCATGCGGCAAGTGATCACCGACGCATCCGCGCGCTGA